GTTAACTCTTTGACTGCTTCGTCAATAAAAATCCTGTCCACAATTGACTCCAATTTTGGTAAAGTAACAAAATGTTTAATCAACTGAGCTTAGCAGTTGAATTTGGGTAACTAACATTATGTTTAATAAACAAATGAAAAAAAAGATGTTGCTGCAAATAGATGTAGCAAAAGAACAGGCACAAGCTGCGCAAGTGAAAGTATCGCAAGCCGCGCTGAAACCAGATGAACACGCTCTTTTTTCTGATAGTATGAAAGGTATAAAACCTTTGGCACAGGATACCATACGCAAAACAAAAATCAGGGCTAATAAACCGAAAACACAAGCAAATGATTCAATCCGACAAGAATCAGCGCAACGTGAACATTTTTTCTCCGATCAATTTGAGCCCCACATTGCTGACGAAGGTCCTACCCGTTATATACGTGATGGCGTTTCACCCTATGAGCTGAAGAAATTACGTCGTGGTGATTACGAACCCGAATTGCTTTTGGACTTGCATGGTTTAACCCAAGAAATCGCCAAGGTAGAAATATCTGCATTAATCGCAGAGTGCCGTAAACAGCATATCCGCTGTTGTAATGTTATGCACGGTCATGGAAAAAATATTCTTAAGCGTCAATTGCCAATGTGGTTAGCCCAGCATCCTGATATTGAAGCATTTCACCAAGCAACCAAAACTTGGGGTGGCAGTGCTGCGATATCAATTCTCGTTGAGTTGACTAATAAAGAAGACTTTTTAAGGTAATGAGTTAATGGTGGTCGATAAACAAGATCTCTGGTTTGCAGAGCTAGAAAAAGAAAATAACGAGCGTTTGGCGCAGCTTGAAGAAGCAATGATAGAAGAGAATAGATTACACGCA
This Moritella sp. 5 DNA region includes the following protein-coding sequences:
- the smrB gene encoding endonuclease SmrB, whose product is MFNKQMKKKMLLQIDVAKEQAQAAQVKVSQAALKPDEHALFSDSMKGIKPLAQDTIRKTKIRANKPKTQANDSIRQESAQREHFFSDQFEPHIADEGPTRYIRDGVSPYELKKLRRGDYEPELLLDLHGLTQEIAKVEISALIAECRKQHIRCCNVMHGHGKNILKRQLPMWLAQHPDIEAFHQATKTWGGSAAISILVELTNKEDFLR